The Candidatus Neomarinimicrobiota bacterium genomic sequence CCCCCGTGAAGTGGATGATATCGAAAGAATGATGAAGAGGCGCTGGCGTATTAAGAAGGGGCGCTAGCGGAATCGTAAGCCTTCACACCATTTCCGCCCTGTCGCTTGACCTGATACATCGCTTCATCAGCCTTGGCGATGAGATCCCGTATCGTCTCGCCGTCGACGGGAAACTCAGCCATTCCCCCACTGATGGCCATCTGGACAACCGTTTCATCCTGAGTGAACTCTTTAGCTGAAACGCTTGCCACAATTCTTTCTGCTGTGGATTGAATATTCTCTTTTGTGGCGTTCAGGAGAATAATCGCGAATTCCTCGCCACCATACCTTGCCACAATATCGATGTTGCGAACATTCGCCTTGAGGCGGCTGGCAGTCTCCATCAAAACATAGTCACCAGCAAGATGACCATAGGTGTCATTGATGCGTTTGAACTTATCAAGGTCGAGGATAAGTAGCACAAGGCTGGTCTGATATCGGCGGGCACGATTTAACTCCTCTTCGAATCTCTCTACAAATGAGCTGTGATTTAATAGACCGGTGAGGCCGTCTCTGATGGCACTCTCTTTTACCATTTCAAAAGTCTGCCACCACTCCAGAAGAGTACCGAATCGCTGGCTCACAATTCGCAACGCCTCTTCATCGTTTTCACTGTATTTATTCGGACTGGAACTTTCGAGCACCAGCGCGCCGACGGTTCGACCCGCCTTCTTAATAGGATATCCGAGAAAGGAGAGAATACGCTTTTCTTCCATATCACCTGCTGAAAATCTCCCTTTACCTCCTGTGTTATATTCCAGAAGGTTGTCTATTCTCAACACTTCGCCTGAGGCAATCAGCGCACCGTGAAGCGAGTCGGCGATTTTAAAACGGGCCTCGTTGCCTAAATCATTACTGAAACCCGAAGTAGCCAGAATCCGAGCCTCACCCGGGTGCGTTTCATCCACCAGAGAAATTGTCAAATTGTCAAAAGTGAAACTGGTCTTACATAGTTCTATAATGGATGATACAAGTTCTTCCTGTGACAACGTGAGATCCAGATCGTTCTGAAACGAATTCAGGCGTGAATAGAAATGGATATCAGACCAAAGTTCAGATTCTTTACGAACTTGTCCCAGTTGTTGTCCGATCAGATTTGAATAGTCAGAAATTATTACCGGATGCTGCTCATCAAAATCGCTGAACTGTGAAGCCTGAATAGATAACAGACCGATTATGTCATTCTCCATCCAAATAGGAGAAACAAAGACCGAAGTGCTTTCAGCGACAGCAGAACCCTCCTCAAAGAACTCTTTCAGCATCTCTTCATTCTCGCTTGGTGTAAGAAATCCCGGCAGTTCTTCACTCATCAGCTGCGAAATATTCTCGTCTTTCACAGGTAGAACAGCCCGGAAATCAGAATCTGTATTGACAGCACATTTTTTGACCAATTTTGTACCGCTGTTATCCAACAGGTAAAGGCAGGGTTGAAGTTGAGGATAACACGAATGAAAGAGTTGAATGATCGATTGTAAGGTTAAATTTGGCTCGTTTTCCTCCTCTTCCGTCAGGATTGCCTTAGTACTGGAAACTGACCTGTAAGAAGACTTTTCTGAACCACCGGTTAGACCCCGCTTCCATTTTTCCGTGTAGAGCTGATAAAACAGATAACTTACCAGCACAATGATGAGGAGGCGACTAATGTCGAATAAGAACCCATCTGGTTTGGGATAGACGAACAGGAAAATCAGAATTACTCCTGAAAGGAGAATACTGAAAATTGTATAAACAGATAAATCGAAACGTGTGTATGCACTCACGGAAGAAAATTAAGCAGAGTGTGAGGAAAAAGAAAGTACAGCTACAGGAGAAGGAGAACTATTTTTGCTTCTTCACAAGCTTAATCTTCCCACCCAGCGCCGGTTTTGTAATCTTACCGTCGGCTTCTGTTTCGGTGGAATCCTTTCCATCTTCATCTGCCAGAAGCGCCTTTGCGTCACTGTTTAAAGGTAAAGGCGGCGGCGAATCAACTGTCCCTGTCATATTCTGCTGTGTTGACAGCGGGACAGGGTTGGGAACTATGGAATCCCCACTCTCCGGGATAAGATCAAAGGAAAGCATGACAATGACAGCCATGGCGGCGACGGAAGCAAAGAGATATCTCGGTTCAAAGCCGAAGATACGGCCGTGCTGAACATATCGCTTATGCCATACAGGCTGCTGAGATGAGACCGCTCGGATTCTTGCTCTCAGCGCCGAGTTGAACTCAGAGGATGCAACGATCCTCTCGGAGTTCCTCAGTACGCCAATTGCTGAGACTACTCCCTCGTAGGTATCTTTGCATGAGAAACAGGACTTGAGATGCTTATCAAACAGTTTTATCTCAGCGAGAACCAATTCCTTTTCTATATATGATGAGATGGAATCTTGAAACTCGTAACAATTCATCAAATTGCTTTTCTCCTTTTTTGTTTAACATTTTTCAGTTCTTCCTGTAGCTGCAACCTCGCACGGTTAATGCGAGACTTTACAGTTCCTAATGGAACTTCTAGTATCTTACTAATCTCTTCGTAAGAAAGTTCCTGTATATCTCGCAAAATGACTGCCGTCCTGAAATGGAGTGGCAGTTTCTGAATAGCAATCTGAATCTGCCCCTCTGTGAATTTCCCTTCAGTATATTCATCCGTCGTATCATCAATGGGGAGATCGAAATCTTTCTCTTCCATTCCCATCTGGCTCAGATATGAAGTCTTGTGCCGCTTCTTCTTGCGAAGTTCCGTTTTAGCAAGATTCGACGCGATAGTGTAGATCCAGGTGGAAAACTTGGCCTTGGGCCGGTAATAGTGCTTCTTTGTGAAGAGTTTCACAAAGGTGTCCTGAACAATGTCTTCGGCATCTTCTACATTGCCAACATAGCGGTAGACAAAGTTCATCAACCTGTCGCGGTACCGCTTGACCAGTTCCTGAAATGCATTTTCATCTCCCTTCTGGAAACGGAAGATCAAATCTTCATCACTATATTGGTATCTGTCAGACATTCCCTTTAACAACCTTGTACACGAGAGGTACCAAGATCGCCTCCGGGTTTATTTTCATCGACTTCACCTTCTCATCGGCAGCCCCCAAGAGTCGAAAAATATGGGGCAGTCTCTCTTTGCCGTATTCCTTTTCGTACTGGTTCAGACGTTTTCTCACCTGACTGCTGAGCCAGAACCACTGTCTATCCTTTTCCTTCTCCCCGCTCGAATCTATCCGCCTGAAAAGGAGTTCCTGGAACAGTGTCGTCATTAATGAAATCAATGATGATATATCTCTACCCTGATCCATGAGATTTTTTCCAATTTTCACTGTTTTGCCGAAATCCCGCCTCCCGATTGCATCTACGAAATGCCACGGATAAAAGTTTCGTACCCAACCGGAATGCTTTAAAACATCCGCCTCTTCAATAGTGCTAAGTTCGCCTATACTCAGCTTAATCTTTTCAATCTCATTATTCAAGTGATAAACTGAATCCCCACTCAAAGCAATTAGAGTATCTATCGCCTCATCTGTCGCGCTGAAATCATTCTTTTTCATGAGGAACCTGGCCCAGCCAGCCATCTTCTCAGGGAAGGGCGGAGATGATGAGATGACCCCCACTTTCCCCGCCAGCGATTTCACTAGTCTGTTTTGCGGATCGTACTTATCGATGATGATGACGAGACAGTTTATAGGATTAGGAGAATCGCAATAGGCCAGAAAGAGCTCACGGCTCTTGCCCTTTATCTGAGTCGGATTTTGGAGGACAAACAGTCTCTTCTGAACAAACAGGGAAGCTGAGTTAAGTTCCGCCAGGATGCGGTCAAAATCACCACTATTAGGCACTTCAAAAGATTTTTCCACAGTTTCATCTTTACCAAGTGATCTTTCGATTTCTTCAATGAAAATGCTCTGTAAGAAGAAATCGTCGCCGTTAAGAAAGTAGACAGGATCTACCTGGCCCGCCCGGATCTTGTCGATCGTTTTTCTCAGATACTTCCTCATTTTTCGCCCGCCGAAGCTGATGCCCAACCCATGAGTGAGACGACAATGATAGCCAGGAATGCAAAGACAAATCCCGGCACAAGAGAATATAGTCCGCTTCCGCCGAGAAAATTGTCCCAGATGATTACTGTCAGAAACCCGGTAAGCATTCCCGCCAGAACGCCATTTCTTGTGGTCCCCTTCCACCAGAGAGAGAGGATGAGTGCCGGTCCGAAAGCGGCGCCAAGGCCGCCCCAGGCAAAAAGAACTTTATCAAAAATCGATCGAGGAAGCTGCGCCAGCATGATGGCTACAAGACCGATGATAAATGTCGCGATCCTGGACAGTTTGACCAGTTCGGCCTGATCCGCCTTCGGCCTGATAGATTGGTGGTAGATATCCTCCGTGACGGCAGATGTGGTGACAAGCAGTTGAGAGTCGGCGGTGGACATCATGGCGGCCAGAGCTCCCGATATCAGAATGCCGGCAAACCAGGCAGGGAAGATAGTGAGCGCCAGTTCGGGCATCATTTTCTCGGGATCCGGGAAATAACCAGTACCGAAGTAACCGAGGGCCACAATACCCATCAGCACGGCACCTCCGTAGGAGAAAACCGAGAAAACGATGGCAATGGATGACGCTTTCCTTATCTCGCCCGACGACCGGATACTCATGTATCTTGCCGCAACGTGGGGCTGTCCCGAATAGCCCAGGCCTACGCCGAATCCGCCCAGAATTCCCGCAAGCAGTGGCCAGCCGCTCCTTCCGCCCGAAATTGTCAACAGATTGGGATCGATGGCTCCGATCCTTGCCGATAGCCCGTCGATTCCGCCGAGATGCCAGAGAGTCACCAGCGGAAGAACCACCAGAGTTACCAGCATGATACAGCCCTGGATGAAATCTGTCCATGCTACGGCAAAGAATCCCCCTACCAATGTGTAAAAGACAATGATGGCAGCTCCAACCATTACCCCGGACATATGTGTCCAGCCGAAGGTCTGTTCAAGAGATTTCCCAGCGGCATCGAACTGAGCCGCGATGTAAAATGAAAAACAGAATGCGATGATTCCTGTTGCAATGAAGCGAATGGTGGGATCGTGACTGCGGAATTTGAGCTCCAGAAAGCGCGGCAGTGTCAGGGCACCGAGACGTTCACTTTCTTCTCGAAGTCTTTTCGCAACAAGAATCCAAGACATGGCGACGCCCACGACACCACCAATTCCCGTCCAGAAAGCGGGCTCGAGTTTCGTTCCCGATGGATCCCCCAGCCCCGTGGCGTATGCCAAACCTGTCAGTCCGAGTAGCATCCAGCCGCTCTCTCCAGAGGCTCGTTCGGAAAAAGCGACAATCCAGGGACCCAGCTTTCTTCCCGCCAGCAGGAAGTCCGGCAGAGTCTTGGTACGCCTCGCACTGATAGTACCGACAACAAGTATAATGACAAGATAGCCAATGAAACCGACAGCTAAGGCATTCATCTCATATTCCCAACACTATGCCGCCAACAATAAGACAGTAAAAC encodes the following:
- a CDS encoding sensor domain-containing diguanylate cyclase, producing the protein MSAYTRFDLSVYTIFSILLSGVILIFLFVYPKPDGFLFDISRLLIIVLVSYLFYQLYTEKWKRGLTGGSEKSSYRSVSSTKAILTEEEENEPNLTLQSIIQLFHSCYPQLQPCLYLLDNSGTKLVKKCAVNTDSDFRAVLPVKDENISQLMSEELPGFLTPSENEEMLKEFFEEGSAVAESTSVFVSPIWMENDIIGLLSIQASQFSDFDEQHPVIISDYSNLIGQQLGQVRKESELWSDIHFYSRLNSFQNDLDLTLSQEELVSSIIELCKTSFTFDNLTISLVDETHPGEARILATSGFSNDLGNEARFKIADSLHGALIASGEVLRIDNLLEYNTGGKGRFSAGDMEEKRILSFLGYPIKKAGRTVGALVLESSSPNKYSENDEEALRIVSQRFGTLLEWWQTFEMVKESAIRDGLTGLLNHSSFVERFEEELNRARRYQTSLVLLILDLDKFKRINDTYGHLAGDYVLMETASRLKANVRNIDIVARYGGEEFAIILLNATKENIQSTAERIVASVSAKEFTQDETVVQMAISGGMAEFPVDGETIRDLIAKADEAMYQVKRQGGNGVKAYDSASAPS
- a CDS encoding sigma-70 family RNA polymerase sigma factor, whose product is MSDRYQYSDEDLIFRFQKGDENAFQELVKRYRDRLMNFVYRYVGNVEDAEDIVQDTFVKLFTKKHYYRPKAKFSTWIYTIASNLAKTELRKKKRHKTSYLSQMGMEEKDFDLPIDDTTDEYTEGKFTEGQIQIAIQKLPLHFRTAVILRDIQELSYEEISKILEVPLGTVKSRINRARLQLQEELKNVKQKRRKAI
- the holA gene encoding DNA polymerase III subunit delta, with the protein product MRKYLRKTIDKIRAGQVDPVYFLNGDDFFLQSIFIEEIERSLGKDETVEKSFEVPNSGDFDRILAELNSASLFVQKRLFVLQNPTQIKGKSRELFLAYCDSPNPINCLVIIIDKYDPQNRLVKSLAGKVGVISSSPPFPEKMAGWARFLMKKNDFSATDEAIDTLIALSGDSVYHLNNEIEKIKLSIGELSTIEEADVLKHSGWVRNFYPWHFVDAIGRRDFGKTVKIGKNLMDQGRDISSLISLMTTLFQELLFRRIDSSGEKEKDRQWFWLSSQVRKRLNQYEKEYGKERLPHIFRLLGAADEKVKSMKINPEAILVPLVYKVVKGNV
- a CDS encoding sodium/proline symporter; this translates as MNALAVGFIGYLVIILVVGTISARRTKTLPDFLLAGRKLGPWIVAFSERASGESGWMLLGLTGLAYATGLGDPSGTKLEPAFWTGIGGVVGVAMSWILVAKRLREESERLGALTLPRFLELKFRSHDPTIRFIATGIIAFCFSFYIAAQFDAAGKSLEQTFGWTHMSGVMVGAAIIVFYTLVGGFFAVAWTDFIQGCIMLVTLVVLPLVTLWHLGGIDGLSARIGAIDPNLLTISGGRSGWPLLAGILGGFGVGLGYSGQPHVAARYMSIRSSGEIRKASSIAIVFSVFSYGGAVLMGIVALGYFGTGYFPDPEKMMPELALTIFPAWFAGILISGALAAMMSTADSQLLVTTSAVTEDIYHQSIRPKADQAELVKLSRIATFIIGLVAIMLAQLPRSIFDKVLFAWGGLGAAFGPALILSLWWKGTTRNGVLAGMLTGFLTVIIWDNFLGGSGLYSLVPGFVFAFLAIIVVSLMGWASASAGEK